The Pricia mediterranea genome includes a window with the following:
- a CDS encoding SusC/RagA family TonB-linked outer membrane protein, whose translation MTRKLLLFFALLLGTFPLMAQEKTITGTVTAASDGTPLPGVNVLVQGTTNGTQTDFDGNYTIEAADGDILVFSYIGTRSQNIAVGDSDTVDVVMVEDASQLDEVVVTALGIKRDEKTLTYAQQTVRSDELTKTRDPNFMNSISGKAAGVEIKKSSSGAGGSTKIVLRGNKSLSGDSSPLFVVDGVPMANNKGGQPGMWGGTDGGDGLSAINPDDIESISILRGANAAVLYGSQGANGVVMITTKQGVAGKTTVSLNTGYSFEHYQELPDLQFKYGAIGTAKESWSPTPGDYASEYVENFFQTGHNFNNSVSISGGNDKTTAYFSYANITSSGITPQNKYKKNNFTFKQSTKFFNDKVTISSGVIMGIEETKNRLPAGYYLNPLTGLYMFPRNRNFYDFKDNYQVFNSDRNLMAQNWFVEDHHQSNPYWIINKQPRVDDTKRIIANATVKWDILDNLNVQVRGNYDYAAEKREQQHAATSNGTNVHPNGAWNYHKFEDQLAYTDVLLSYNTDFSENISFNAVLGASYQKTKYGVGVSVGTGTLGLLYPNEYLFQNLPTNVPVNSTIDEEISKQGAFLNAQLGYKEMLFLDISGRNDWASTLALTGNDSYFYPAFGLTAILSEMFDMGNAVSFAKLRSSYTQVANEVPYNRIFPQHNISANGGVNRNTQAPFTDGKPEIITSLEYGADFRFFQNRLGLDFTYYSLTSTDQFIEVPLDASDPLSQGIYTSRFINAGEITNKGVELTLSATPVRNDNFQWVTAFNFAKNKNEIVDIGPDDEREINLGSSEGYASKLVEGGAFNDLYVFKFLRDDQGRIIFEDGSPRKTELRELIGNLDADWSLGWNNNVTFGRLNFGMLINAKIGGNVFSQTESMLDGAGVSQRTADARDAGGVAVNGVDQASGSAITTVDAETWYRAIGDRNGVGEAYVYDRTNINLSQLSLGYDINVEKMNLPIQGATLSFIANNLLFIYKDAPFDPELAMSTSRNAQGLDNFNLPSTATYGFNLKVNF comes from the coding sequence ATGACTAGAAAGTTACTCCTATTTTTTGCGCTCCTATTAGGGACGTTTCCTTTAATGGCGCAGGAAAAAACAATCACAGGTACGGTTACGGCTGCGTCGGACGGAACGCCGTTACCTGGGGTCAACGTATTGGTACAAGGTACCACGAACGGAACCCAAACGGATTTTGATGGAAATTACACCATAGAAGCTGCCGATGGCGATATTTTAGTATTTTCATATATCGGCACCAGAAGTCAGAACATTGCCGTGGGAGACTCGGACACTGTCGACGTCGTTATGGTCGAGGACGCCAGCCAACTCGATGAGGTCGTTGTTACTGCTTTGGGCATTAAACGAGATGAAAAAACCTTGACCTATGCCCAACAGACCGTTAGGTCCGACGAATTAACCAAAACGCGTGACCCTAACTTTATGAACAGTATTTCAGGCAAAGCCGCTGGGGTCGAGATTAAAAAAAGTAGTTCGGGCGCCGGGGGATCCACGAAAATTGTACTTCGAGGAAACAAATCATTAAGCGGTGATAGCTCGCCCCTCTTCGTGGTCGATGGTGTCCCTATGGCCAATAATAAAGGTGGGCAGCCGGGTATGTGGGGCGGAACAGACGGTGGCGACGGTCTTTCGGCAATAAATCCGGACGATATAGAGAGTATTAGTATTTTAAGGGGTGCGAACGCTGCAGTGCTGTACGGCAGTCAAGGCGCCAATGGGGTTGTTATGATTACCACCAAACAAGGTGTTGCAGGTAAAACGACCGTATCTTTGAATACAGGTTATTCCTTTGAACATTATCAAGAATTACCCGACCTGCAGTTTAAATATGGTGCCATTGGTACAGCGAAAGAAAGTTGGTCTCCCACTCCGGGTGATTATGCTAGTGAATATGTGGAGAATTTTTTTCAAACGGGGCATAACTTTAATAATTCGGTCAGTATCAGTGGGGGAAATGATAAAACAACGGCCTATTTTTCCTATGCCAACATTACCTCTTCGGGAATTACGCCCCAAAACAAGTACAAAAAGAACAATTTCACCTTTAAGCAGTCGACTAAATTTTTTAACGATAAGGTTACGATTTCTTCTGGAGTTATTATGGGAATTGAAGAAACCAAAAACCGATTACCCGCCGGGTACTATCTAAATCCCCTGACAGGTTTATATATGTTCCCTAGAAATCGTAATTTCTATGACTTTAAGGATAACTATCAAGTTTTTAATAGCGATCGAAATTTAATGGCGCAAAACTGGTTTGTAGAAGATCATCATCAATCGAATCCTTATTGGATTATCAATAAACAACCCAGAGTCGATGACACGAAAAGAATCATTGCCAACGCAACGGTTAAATGGGATATACTGGACAATCTCAATGTCCAGGTCAGGGGAAATTATGACTATGCCGCAGAAAAGCGCGAGCAACAGCACGCTGCTACTTCGAACGGTACGAACGTGCACCCTAACGGGGCTTGGAATTATCACAAATTTGAAGATCAGTTGGCGTATACCGATGTTCTTCTAAGCTATAATACCGATTTCAGTGAAAATATTAGCTTTAATGCGGTATTGGGTGCCAGCTACCAAAAGACCAAATACGGTGTAGGAGTCTCAGTTGGAACAGGAACATTGGGGCTGTTATATCCCAATGAGTATCTATTCCAGAATTTACCAACAAATGTACCTGTAAATTCTACGATCGATGAAGAAATTAGCAAACAGGGCGCTTTCTTAAATGCACAACTAGGCTATAAGGAAATGCTTTTCTTGGATATTTCAGGTCGTAACGATTGGGCCTCTACCTTGGCACTGACCGGTAACGACTCGTACTTTTATCCCGCATTTGGATTGACGGCTATTTTGAGCGAGATGTTCGATATGGGGAATGCAGTCAGCTTTGCAAAGCTTAGGTCCTCATACACCCAGGTGGCCAACGAAGTACCGTATAACCGTATATTTCCACAACACAATATCTCTGCCAACGGAGGGGTAAACAGAAATACACAAGCACCGTTTACGGATGGTAAGCCAGAAATCATAACCAGTTTGGAATATGGAGCGGATTTTCGATTTTTCCAAAATCGTCTAGGCCTTGATTTCACTTATTACAGCTTGACCAGCACCGATCAGTTCATTGAGGTTCCCTTAGATGCATCCGATCCGCTCTCCCAGGGTATTTATACGTCACGATTTATCAATGCCGGGGAAATCACCAACAAAGGGGTAGAGCTAACCCTTAGTGCAACCCCCGTAAGGAACGATAATTTTCAATGGGTTACAGCTTTTAATTTTGCCAAGAACAAAAATGAGATCGTAGACATTGGACCTGACGATGAAAGAGAAATTAATTTAGGTTCTTCTGAAGGTTATGCTTCAAAATTGGTTGAAGGCGGTGCTTTTAACGACCTCTACGTCTTTAAGTTTTTGAGAGATGACCAAGGTAGAATTATATTTGAAGACGGTAGTCCCAGAAAAACGGAACTGAGGGAGCTGATAGGCAATCTTGACGCGGATTGGTCGTTAGGCTGGAATAACAATGTAACCTTTGGCCGGTTAAATTTTGGTATGCTCATCAATGCAAAAATCGGTGGGAACGTTTTTAGCCAAACAGAAAGTATGCTTGATGGTGCCGGGGTTTCTCAACGTACGGCCGACGCACGGGATGCCGGAGGCGTCGCCGTTAACGGGGTAGACCAAGCATCCGGGTCCGCGATTACCACAGTAGATGCAGAAACATGGTACAGGGCCATCGGCGATCGTAATGGTGTCGGCGAAGCTTACGTCTATGATCGCACGAATATAAATTTAAGCCAACTGTCGTTGGGCTATGATATAAACGTTGAGAAAATGAACCTGCCCATTCAAGGGGCCACCCTATCTTTTATCGCCAATAATCTTTTATTTATTTATAAAGATGCTCCCTTTGATCCGGAGCTTGCGATGAGTACCAGTAGAAATGCCCAGGGTCTGGATAATTTTAATCTGCCTTCTACCGCAACTTACGGGTTTAATCTAAAAGTAAACTTTTAA
- a CDS encoding SusD/RagB family nutrient-binding outer membrane lipoprotein: MKKFIHLICAILVLGACTDDFEEINTNPYQITDASLEQNFNDVGSFYPSMFSQIFGNQVDHNLTNVTYAQHLATPTPFVGGINNTTYYIRWNGYWSRQYNNVMAPANQVIGIAESSDQPVFVEWAKLIKILSMSRLTAYHGPVIYTQHGPDGDGSYDSEETLYNAFFADLDRIIGVFAANTDYVGLKDFDASFDGDVALWAKYANSLRLQMAMRLTKVDPALAKTQGEKALADPVGLIESNADNFNINLYGNKFHPAQICFEWGDTRMSATMESILIGYKDNRIEPFFDPVEDLSLVADHPDWPYKGIRNGAELVAKDDHLPYSTIDINFNDPAKVTERKVMSADEVFFLKAEAALRGWAGAGDAQTNYENGVRASFELWGAGGVDDYLADDTSLPIDYDDVVYQGAINDFVNEITTTVAWDEGADNETKLEKIITQKWIAAYTNEMEAWVDHRRTGYPKLPPVYQNSSNSDWGVIPEGEILRRMPFVQSERENNAAGVSDATAKLGGPDEIGTRLWWDTGGPNF, translated from the coding sequence ATGAAAAAGTTCATACATCTAATTTGTGCGATATTGGTACTAGGTGCCTGTACCGACGATTTTGAGGAGATAAATACCAACCCTTACCAAATAACCGACGCGTCCCTTGAACAGAATTTCAATGATGTGGGATCATTTTATCCATCGATGTTCAGCCAAATTTTTGGCAATCAGGTAGATCATAATCTTACAAATGTGACTTATGCACAACATTTGGCAACACCGACTCCTTTTGTAGGCGGGATTAACAATACCACCTATTACATTCGATGGAACGGATATTGGTCACGACAATATAATAATGTTATGGCTCCAGCCAACCAAGTAATCGGTATTGCAGAGTCAAGCGATCAACCCGTCTTTGTAGAATGGGCCAAATTGATAAAAATATTATCAATGTCTCGACTGACCGCCTATCATGGCCCCGTTATATATACTCAGCACGGACCCGACGGCGATGGCTCCTATGATAGCGAAGAGACGCTTTATAATGCGTTTTTTGCCGATCTTGACCGTATCATCGGAGTTTTCGCAGCCAATACCGATTATGTTGGTTTGAAGGATTTTGATGCAAGTTTTGACGGCGACGTTGCCCTATGGGCAAAATACGCTAATTCCCTAAGATTGCAAATGGCAATGCGTCTAACGAAAGTCGATCCGGCTTTGGCAAAAACACAGGGAGAAAAAGCCCTGGCCGATCCAGTCGGACTCATCGAATCCAATGCGGACAATTTCAACATCAATTTATATGGCAATAAGTTTCATCCTGCACAGATCTGTTTTGAATGGGGAGATACAAGAATGAGTGCAACAATGGAGTCCATTCTAATTGGCTATAAAGATAATAGGATAGAGCCTTTCTTTGACCCTGTAGAAGATCTTTCGTTAGTGGCCGATCACCCTGATTGGCCTTATAAGGGTATTCGGAACGGAGCTGAACTGGTCGCTAAAGACGATCATTTACCTTATTCGACCATAGATATTAACTTTAACGATCCGGCTAAAGTCACCGAACGCAAGGTTATGAGTGCAGACGAAGTTTTCTTTTTGAAGGCAGAAGCAGCTTTACGCGGCTGGGCAGGTGCTGGTGATGCGCAAACCAACTATGAAAATGGCGTAAGAGCGTCTTTCGAACTTTGGGGCGCAGGTGGTGTCGACGACTATCTCGCCGACGACACAAGTCTGCCCATTGATTACGACGACGTCGTTTACCAAGGTGCCATCAATGATTTTGTCAATGAAATTACTACGACAGTTGCCTGGGATGAAGGTGCCGATAATGAAACGAAATTGGAGAAGATTATTACCCAAAAATGGATTGCGGCCTACACCAATGAAATGGAAGCCTGGGTAGACCATAGAAGAACGGGGTATCCGAAACTTCCTCCGGTCTATCAAAATAGTAGTAACTCGGATTGGGGGGTCATCCCAGAAGGAGAGATTCTTAGAAGAATGCCCTTTGTTCAATCGGAAAGAGAAAACAATGCTGCCGGTGTTTCCGATGCAACAGCTAAATTGGGTGGACCTGATGAAATTGGCACCCGATTATGGTGGGATACCGGGGGGCCGAATTTCTAA
- a CDS encoding VCBS repeat-containing protein, with translation MPSSKTGVTFKNVLGETKKFNILTYGYIYNGGGVSIGDLNNDGLQDLYFTGNMVGSRLYINKGDFEFKEIAEKAGVFAAGLWNTGTTMVDINADGLLDIYVCRSAAKDDFKRKNLLFINNGDLTFTEKAAEYGIDDAGYSTQGVFFDYDKDGDLDLYVVNHSTQEFASFSQITNNLKYRRNPAFEDRLYNNENGKFRNVSDEAGLVSNVLGFGLNAAVSDVNNDNWPDIYISNDFNEQDYLYINNQDGTFSENLQKYIGHTSHFSMGSDIADINNDGYPEIMTLDMLPEGNYRSKMVSGPDNYDKFMVMLNNGFYHQSMRNMLHLNNQGKSFSEIGQFSGVSGTDWSWASLFSDLDNDGYKDIFITNGIKRDYTNMDFMNYAVQEKINENKTGVEMAITDLLENMPATIEENYTFHNNGDLTFTKVNTEWGLNQKSLSNGAAYADLDNDGDMDLIVNNTDEHPFIYRNNSDFQTTNNYLKIKLIGEGKNTFGIGAKVIFDAGDQTQTQEMMPTRGFQSSIDYNMVFGLGEAEQIDTITIIWPDSKIQHIIKVQANQTITLKQKDAEEPGKEIEKETPTYFTNISKDSLIPYVHHENNYIDFKREQLLPHKLSTQGPTIVKGDVNGDGLEDLFMGGAKEQSGELWIQTRTGGFEKANAMFDQDAGSEDTGALFLDADNDGDLDLYVVSGGNEFDPDSPELQDRLYLNDGRGKFIKATTSLPSMLSSGSCAAAGDYDNDGDLDLYVGGRLVPGQYPNAPRSYLLENDGNGNFKDITASVNKDLVKPGMVTDAIWTDFNGDGQTDLMLVGEFMAVRIFKNSDGRLTELQTDSGLSGSEGWWNRIVAGDFDNDGDTDYIAGNFGGNSQLKASRDEPVRLYARDFDNNGSLDPILTSYVMGESYPIFSKDDLLGQISSLKRKYVNYSDYADQKITDIFTSDELSDAQILEANNFATSFIENLGNDRFEISSLPAPAQFAPVYGILVQDFNEDGNLDVILGGNFFGTRVKYGRYDANKGVLLFGAGTDAFEVTTVKESGLNMDGEIRDITSIKLADGAELIIFARNDKAVATYTVN, from the coding sequence ATGCCGAGCAGCAAAACCGGGGTTACGTTCAAAAACGTTTTGGGTGAAACCAAAAAATTTAATATTCTAACCTACGGTTATATCTATAATGGTGGTGGTGTTTCCATTGGCGATCTAAACAATGACGGTCTTCAAGACCTTTATTTTACCGGTAACATGGTAGGTAGCCGTCTTTACATCAATAAAGGCGATTTTGAATTTAAAGAAATTGCTGAAAAGGCAGGCGTCTTTGCAGCTGGATTATGGAACACCGGCACGACCATGGTGGATATCAATGCAGATGGTCTATTGGATATTTACGTATGTAGGTCTGCGGCAAAAGATGATTTTAAAAGAAAAAATTTACTGTTCATCAATAACGGTGATTTGACTTTTACGGAAAAAGCCGCGGAATATGGCATAGATGATGCGGGCTATTCTACACAAGGTGTCTTTTTTGACTATGACAAAGATGGAGATCTAGACCTATATGTCGTCAATCACTCTACACAGGAATTCGCAAGTTTCAGCCAAATTACGAACAATCTCAAATATCGCAGGAATCCCGCTTTTGAAGATAGATTGTACAATAATGAGAACGGGAAGTTCAGAAACGTAAGCGACGAAGCGGGCTTGGTTTCCAATGTTCTAGGTTTTGGGCTTAATGCTGCCGTTTCGGATGTTAACAATGACAATTGGCCTGATATCTATATATCCAACGATTTTAATGAACAGGATTATTTGTATATCAATAATCAAGATGGTACGTTTTCCGAAAATCTACAAAAATACATTGGTCATACTTCCCATTTTTCCATGGGTTCGGATATTGCCGACATCAATAATGATGGCTATCCCGAAATTATGACATTAGACATGCTTCCCGAAGGCAATTATCGCTCAAAGATGGTCTCTGGCCCAGACAATTATGATAAGTTCATGGTAATGTTAAACAATGGATTTTATCATCAAAGCATGCGAAACATGCTGCATTTGAACAATCAGGGCAAATCGTTCTCTGAAATTGGACAATTCTCAGGTGTTTCAGGTACCGATTGGAGTTGGGCATCCCTTTTTAGCGATCTGGACAATGATGGATACAAAGATATCTTCATTACAAACGGAATCAAGAGAGACTATACCAACATGGACTTCATGAACTACGCCGTTCAAGAGAAGATTAACGAAAACAAAACGGGGGTAGAAATGGCAATTACGGACCTACTGGAAAATATGCCGGCAACAATTGAGGAAAACTATACCTTTCACAATAATGGAGACCTCACTTTTACAAAGGTCAATACCGAATGGGGATTAAACCAAAAATCATTGTCTAACGGAGCCGCCTATGCCGATTTGGATAATGACGGCGATATGGACTTAATCGTCAACAACACCGATGAACATCCTTTTATTTATAGAAACAACAGCGATTTTCAAACAACGAACAACTATCTTAAAATTAAATTAATTGGCGAAGGCAAAAATACTTTCGGTATTGGCGCCAAGGTCATATTCGACGCAGGTGACCAAACCCAAACTCAGGAGATGATGCCCACAAGAGGATTCCAGTCTTCAATAGATTATAATATGGTATTTGGCTTGGGTGAGGCCGAGCAAATTGATACTATTACCATTATTTGGCCGGATTCTAAGATACAACATATAATAAAGGTCCAAGCCAATCAAACCATTACGCTGAAACAAAAAGATGCGGAAGAGCCCGGCAAGGAAATAGAAAAAGAAACACCTACCTATTTCACGAATATTTCTAAAGATAGTTTGATTCCCTACGTCCATCATGAGAACAACTACATCGATTTTAAACGGGAACAATTGTTGCCTCACAAACTTTCTACCCAAGGCCCGACCATCGTCAAGGGCGACGTAAACGGTGATGGTTTAGAAGACCTTTTTATGGGAGGAGCCAAGGAACAATCAGGGGAGCTTTGGATACAGACCAGGACCGGTGGATTCGAAAAAGCGAACGCTATGTTTGACCAAGATGCCGGTTCGGAAGATACCGGTGCCCTTTTTCTCGATGCAGATAACGATGGGGATTTGGATCTTTATGTGGTCAGTGGCGGGAACGAGTTCGACCCCGATTCCCCCGAATTGCAAGACCGGTTGTATTTGAACGATGGTCGGGGAAAGTTTATCAAAGCTACCACTTCCCTCCCATCAATGCTGAGCAGCGGGTCGTGCGCGGCAGCAGGCGATTACGATAATGACGGCGACCTTGATCTGTATGTGGGTGGCCGCTTGGTGCCGGGGCAATATCCGAATGCGCCGAGAAGCTATCTGCTTGAAAATGACGGAAACGGCAACTTTAAGGATATTACGGCATCGGTAAACAAAGACTTGGTAAAGCCGGGCATGGTCACCGATGCGATTTGGACGGATTTTAACGGGGATGGTCAAACCGACTTGATGTTAGTGGGTGAATTTATGGCGGTTCGTATCTTTAAAAATTCCGATGGTCGCTTGACGGAACTCCAAACGGATTCAGGCCTATCAGGTTCCGAGGGCTGGTGGAATCGTATCGTTGCCGGGGATTTCGACAACGACGGTGATACCGATTATATCGCGGGCAATTTTGGGGGGAACTCCCAGCTCAAGGCATCCCGCGACGAACCAGTACGGCTTTATGCAAGGGATTTTGATAACAATGGCTCTCTCGACCCCATCCTGACCTCATATGTCATGGGCGAGAGCTATCCCATATTTTCAAAAGACGATTTATTGGGTCAGATCAGCAGTCTAAAGCGTAAATACGTAAACTATTCCGACTATGCCGACCAAAAGATCACGGATATCTTTACATCCGATGAACTGTCCGATGCCCAAATCCTGGAAGCCAATAATTTTGCGACCAGCTTTATCGAGAATCTGGGCAACGACCGATTCGAGATAAGTTCCCTCCCCGCTCCCGCCCAATTTGCCCCCGTTTATGGGATTTTGGTCCAAGATTTTAACGAAGATGGTAATCTTGACGTCATTCTCGGCGGGAATTTTTTCGGTACCCGGGTGAAATACGGGCGTTACGATGCCAACAAAGGAGTATTGCTTTTCGGAGCCGGTACAGATGCATTCGAGGTAACAACTGTAAAGGAAAGCGGTCTGAATATGGACGGAGAGATCAGGGACATCACCTCCATAAAACTGGCAGACGGCGCTGAGCTTATCATTTTTGCACGAAACGATAAGGCAGTGGCAACCTATACGGTGAACTAG